A genomic region of Paramormyrops kingsleyae isolate MSU_618 chromosome 19, PKINGS_0.4, whole genome shotgun sequence contains the following coding sequences:
- the pln1 gene encoding cardiac phospholamban, giving the protein MEKVQHMTRSAIRRASTMEVPPQAKQNLQDLFVNFCLILICLLLIYVILLLM; this is encoded by the coding sequence ATGGAGAAGGTGCAGCACATGACTCGCTCCGCCATCCGGAGGGCATCTACTATGGAGGTGCCCCCCCAGGCTAAGCAGAACCTGCAGGACCTCTTTGTCAACTTCTGCCTCATCCTCATCTGTCTGCTGCTCATCTACGTCATTCTTCTGCTGATGtga